The Acidithiobacillus thiooxidans ATCC 19377 DNA window AGGCGCTCCGCAATTTCTTTGTTCTGCAAGCCCTCTGCCGCCAGCAATATCATCCGTGCCCGTAATGACAAGCGGACACTGCTTAATCGGGAGGCGACTATACGGGACAACTCGGACCGCTCTTCGCTGGTTAAAGTGACTGTGGGCGCAACTCGCAAGGCTCGACTCCATTCATACCCTCAACATGGAGCTATTTTATCATCATTAACCTTAAGGTTCACCAAGAATGCAACACTACACTAGCATTACCGTGGTATTTCCCCAGCTCGCTGCAGCAATGGCTCCGAGACTGGAATAGGGATAAGTGGGCGTGAAGGGAATGTTGGCCGAAATGATGGGATAAATACCATAAGAGGCATTGAACAGTTCGCCTGCTACTCCGGTATCATTGAAATAGTCGTTAGGATTGAGCAAGCCGAGGCGCAAGGTATAGTCGCCGAATTTTTGTCGATAATAAGCCTTATAAAGATGGGCCATGTGTTGATAGGGCGTAGTGAGATTGGAGACGCTCTGTAGATCACCAATGTACAAACTGTCGGGGTTGCTGCTGTCCGCAGCAAGGCCTTCGACTACAAAAAGGCCCCCCTGCCACCAACCGGCCTTACCTGTATGCAGGGCCAGTCCGCCTTTCCAGAGCCCGGTTGCGGTGCTGCCGGTACTGATGCCACCACTCAGATTGGAAACGCCTTCTACCTGACCATGAATGACCAGGGAAATCCTCCGCCACCAGTTTTGGTGCGCTGCTTCGGGGATGGATTGCCCCGTACTGGCAGCCCAGGCGGGGGCAGTAGATGCGCAGAAAAGAATGCTACTCAATAGGATGTTGCGGTAACGGTTTTGCTGGCGAAGCATGAGTTCTCCCTTGTTTACTCGATATTGACGGTAACTATTATCACTATCAACTGCAATAAAAGTGTTTATATCGTGGTGAAAGGCCACTTGACAGACCCGGCATCGTTCCTTAATATGCAACAAAGTTGCATATAATATGACGCACAAACATGCCGTTATCAATACCACTTTTAGGAGAATCACTATGTATCACACTGAATCCAATGAGTTATCGCCATCTAAACTGTTCAGGCGGCATACTGGCGCCGGGTGGCGTTTTCTGCCTTTGCTGTCCTTGTTGCTGGGTCTGGGTGCTGCACAAATGGCCGCAGCAGACACCATTCATGCCGTCGGCGTAGAAAATGAATATGCTAATGTCATCAGCCAGATTGGTGGAAAATATGTTGACGTGAGTGCCATTGAGAGCAATCCCAACACGGACCCCCATACTTTTGAGGCGAGCCCGTCCGTGGCCAGAGAAATTGCGGCGGCCCAGTTGGTGGTCCGTAACGGCGTGGGTTATGACAGTTGGGCCAAAAAAATTCTGGCGGCTGATCCTAATTCCAAGCGGCAGGTGATTGTGGTTCAGGATCTGTTACATTTACCCGACAGCACCAAAAACCCGCATCTCTGGTACAAACCGGAAACCATGCCGGCGGTTGTCAAGGCGGTTGCGGCGAGCCTGAGCAAGCTGGATCCTGCCCATGCGGCTTTTTTCAAGGCCAATGTTCAAAAGTTTGATGCTTCGCTGAAGCCCTGGTACGCCGCCATTGCCAGTTTCAAAGCGCAATATCCCCATACTCCGGTAGCGGTTACCGAACCCGTAGCGGATTACATGCTGCAGGCGGCAGGCTGCGATCTGAAAACCCCCTGGAATCTCCAGGCGGCGATCATGAATGGGACCGATCCGGCACCCCAGGATGTCAGCATCCAGAATCATCTGTTCAAAAATCATCAGGTCAAGGTGTTTCTGTATAACCAGCAGGTCACTGACTCCCTGACCGCGTCTTTCCTGAATAATGCCAAGGCGGCGCATATTCCGGTGGTGGGCGTTTATGAAACCATGCCAACCGGGTACACTTATCAATCCTGGATGCTCGCAGAAGTGGATGCCCTGCGCGCAGCCGAAGAACATGGTACCTCTACGACGGTGTTGAAATAATATCTTGACCAATCAGAGTCCGATTCTTGCGGTCGCCGATCTTTCTGTGGATCTGGGCGGCCGCAGTATTTTACGGGATGTCAGTTTTGACTTGTATCCCGGGCAGCTCTGCGCCCTGATCGGTGAAAATGGGGCGGGTAAAACCACCCTGTTACGTACCTTGCTGGGCCTGATTACCCAGCGTGCCGGCACGGTGCTGATCGGCGCTGCGCCGGCTCGTGAACATCGCGAGATGGTGGGCTATGTTCCCCAGAAAATCAATTTTGATCCGGATCTGCCCTTGCGCACCCGGGATCTGGTGCGTTTGGGGCTGGATGGTCAGCGTTTGGGGTTGCCGTTTTTTAATGGACGCACCCGCCATGCGGTGGATCAGGCGCTGCAAGCCGTGGGCGCGGAAGAATTTGCCGATCAGCGGGTTGGAGAATTATCGGGGGGGCAGCAGCAGCGTGCCGTCATCGCCCATGCTCTGGTTCGCAAGCCGCGTCTGCTGATTCTGGATGAACCGCTGGCAAATCTCGATTTTGGTAGCGCCAATGCACTGGTAGATCTGCTGGGGCGTTTGATTGTCCAGCAACAAATGACGGTGCTGGTGACTGCTCATGATATGAATCCGCTGATTCCGGTGATGGACCGTCTGGTGTATCTGGTAGACGGGCGCGCCGCCACCGGCACGGTTGCCGAGGTCGTGCAGGCGGAGGTGCTCAGCAAGCTTTACGGTTATCCCGTTTCGGTTCTGCACCATGGCGGGCGGATTCTGGTGCTGCCCGATGCCCCCGAAAATGCCGATGTGGCCAATATGAATCGTTGTGCAGGTCACGGAGTGTGAGCGGATGTTTGCTTTTTTAAGCAGTCAGCCGGTACAGACTGCGCTTATTGTGGGCAGCTGCGCGGCGTTGGTCAGTGCCCTGATTGGGGTGTTTACTGTGTTGCGTGGAAATGCTTTCGCCGGTCATGCCCTAGCTGATGTCAGCAGTGCCGGAGGAGCCGCTTCGTTTTTATGGGGTATCAGCCCCTTGCTGGGTTTTCTCGGCATGGCCTGGATTGCTGCATTCGGGATGGAATTTCTGGGGGTCCGCAAGGCGCGGGAAAGAGATCTGGCGACCGGGATTGTGCTGGGTGCCGGTCTGGGACTTTCGGCGCTATTTTTGTATTTGGATGTCACTACCACCAGTACCACCGGTGCCGCTGTATCGGTGATGTTCGGATCTTTATTCGCCATTTCGCAAGGCTTGATCTGGCCAGCCATCCTGGCGGTACTGGCGGTGTTTTTGCTGGTCGGCTTGTTTTATCGGCCGCTGATTCTGACAGCGGTGGACCCGGATTTGGCGACTTTGCGGGGTGTTTCCCCACGCTGGATGGGTTTGCTACAACTTCTGGTGCTGGGACTGGCCGTTGCGGTTTGTGCTCTGGCGATTGGCGCGGTACTGGCGACGGCGCTCCTGATCGGCCCTGCCGGAGCGGCGATTCGTCTCAGTCGACGACCTGCCCAGGCTATTTTCTGGGCGATGATTATTGCCCTGACGGCGGTCTGGTTGGGAATCTGGATGGCCTACGAAAGTTATTACTGGTTTTCCGGTAATGCCTGGCCCGTCAGTTTTTTTGTGGTGGTCCTGATTTTTCTGTTTTATCTACTGGCTATGTTCGGTTCTTCGTGGAGCCAGAAATACCAGCGCCGGGGCATTGCGTCCCTGCGCCGCCTTCAGGAGCCTTAGCCGTGTTTTCCAGTTTTATGATCAACACCTGGATTGCGGGTACCGCCATTGCGCTGGTGGCCGCACTGGTCGGTTATTTTGTGGTAATTCGCCATTCGGCCTTTGCAGCCCATGCCTTGCCGTTGGGAGCCTTTCCGGGGGCGGCAGCGGCTAATCTGCTCGGAGTGAATCCTTTTGTTGGCCTCCTGGTTTTTGTGGGAATGGGGGTGCTGCTCTTGCGTCAATTGGCCCGTATAGGGCGGCGTGACGTGGGAACCGGACTGCTGCTGGTGCTCTTTTTGGGCGTCGGTGCGCTGTTTCTCAGTATGACCAGTGAATACGCCCCTGAGGTATTTTCGCTGCTTTTTGGTGAGATGCTGGGTGTCAGCGATGCGGATTTGTGGCCCATACTGGTGATTTCCGCCCTGGTCACGGTGGTTATGATCACTATTTTTCGCCCCTTGCTGCTGGATTCCAGTTTTCCTGATCTGGCTGCTTTACAGGGGATTTCTGCAGCACGCATGGATCTGATTTTTCTAAGTCTGCTGGCGCTGGTGACGGCTTCAGCCCTGCCAGTCGTCGGTGCCTTTCTGGTTTTTACCTTGTTGGTGGGGCCACCTGCTGCTGCCCAGTCGCTGAGTATTCACCCGCTGCGCAGCCTGCTCCTGGCAGTAATTTTTGCCGAGAGCAGCATCTGGTCAGCCATTGCGCTGTCTTATTGGACCAACTGGCCCATCGGTTTTTTTGTCGGCATGCTGGGCGCCGGACTTTTTACCCTGGCCCGCAGTTATCGTCACTGGAGTCAGCGACAACGCCCGGTCGTGCAGGTTTCTGGCTTGTGAATCTTTATGCAGTAATCAGGCGTTGACGGTACTCAGGCGCAGCATCAACGACAAGCACAAAACTCCTGCTGGCCCCTCTGAGCTGGTTGCTCATCGCTCAGAACGGTTTTTACCCAGCAGGTGGGCGTTGTGGTCAATAAGATCACGTTGCTCCGGCAAAGCCCGCAAGTTGATGGCGGTAGCGCGCATGACAGCCTCCTCATGAAACGCAATAGATATACAAACGGTAGAGTGGCGTATAGCTGTTGTCAATTCAAAGCTAGCGGCGAGTCATACGGCTTAGGCATGGGCATGAGTGATGATCGGTTGAGTTGATGTCGTCTGGCACGACTATTCACCGGCCTTGATTTTGATGACAAGAGTCGGTCGCGTGGTGAATATAGTACTATAGATGCGGCTGAAAAGGTTTTGAATAAGATTCGGCTCAATACCCAAATTTTATGCAGAGAAAGGGAGAATCTGCTTGCACACTCAAAAAAGAATCTTCTAGGACAATGACCCAGGCTCAGAGTAGGAGATAAGAATGGATCGTCGTTTATTGATTCGATTGTTGGCGAAGCAGGAGCTGACAATCATTTTGCCCTTGGTACAGGTCCTTAATCCTGATGTGCTGCCCGATCTGCTCGCGCAGCGGCTTGAGGATATGATGGGGCAAGGGTATCAATGTGTTGCCGCCTTTTTGGATGATGATTGTGTCGGGGTGGCGGGGATTTGGCAGGGAACGCGCTTTTGGTGCGGTCGTTATCTGGATGTAGACAACGTGGTCGTGGATCCTGCATATCGCAGTTCCGGGATAGGACGGCAGCTTATGGACTGGGTTGAACAATATGCCCGTCAGCAAGGCTGCGAAATCATGGTGTTGGATGCGTACGTCACCAACCATTCGGCACGCTGGTTTTATGAGCGAATGGGTTATCAGGTGCTTGGCCATCATTTTGTCAAGTCATTGTGATCAAAGGTGAAAATTGACATATTTTGGCATGCGCTGTATGGTAATTTTAGCATTTCAGGCGGTTAGCGCGGTCTGGGTAAACTCCAGTGTCGGTACAAGGCCATCATGCGCAGAATAAAGGACAGTGATGCGCCAGCCAGAGTACTTTCGATGGCGGGTAAATGCGCATAATCGCCAACCAGAGTAACTGCTGCCCCCAACAACGCCGCAGATGCATAGATTTCCGCACGCAATACCACAGGAATCTCGGCGGTTAAAATATCGCGTACCATGCCGCCGCCAATGCCACTGATCATTCCCAAAACTGCTGCCATGACCGGAGACAAGCCATATGTCAAAGCCTTTTGTGCCCCCGTAGCAGCAAAAACACCCAGGCCGGCAGCATCAAAAAGCAGTACAGGATGGCGCAAATGATCAAAAAGGTGATGAAAGAAAAATACACCGACCCCTGCGAGAACCGCCAACGCCATGATATGCCAGTTGGCAATGGCCTCCGGGGGAATGGCACCGATCAGCAAATCCCGTAAGATGCCCCCTGAAACCGCAGTAACAACGCCCAAAACGACAATACCAAAAATATCCATTTGACTGCGCACCCCGCGCATTGCTCCGCTGATGGCAAAGGCGAATATCCCTAACAGGTTGATCAGGTTCAAGAAGAATGTTGTGGTAG harbors:
- a CDS encoding carbohydrate porin; this translates as MLRQQNRYRNILLSSILFCASTAPAWAASTGQSIPEAAHQNWWRRISLVIHGQVEGVSNLSGGISTGSTATGLWKGGLALHTGKAGWWQGGLFVVEGLAADSSNPDSLYIGDLQSVSNLTTPYQHMAHLYKAYYRQKFGDYTLRLGLLNPNDYFNDTGVAGELFNASYGIYPIISANIPFTPTYPYSSLGAIAAASWGNTTVMLV
- a CDS encoding metal ABC transporter solute-binding protein, Zn/Mn family, encoding MYHTESNELSPSKLFRRHTGAGWRFLPLLSLLLGLGAAQMAAADTIHAVGVENEYANVISQIGGKYVDVSAIESNPNTDPHTFEASPSVAREIAAAQLVVRNGVGYDSWAKKILAADPNSKRQVIVVQDLLHLPDSTKNPHLWYKPETMPAVVKAVAASLSKLDPAHAAFFKANVQKFDASLKPWYAAIASFKAQYPHTPVAVTEPVADYMLQAAGCDLKTPWNLQAAIMNGTDPAPQDVSIQNHLFKNHQVKVFLYNQQVTDSLTASFLNNAKAAHIPVVGVYETMPTGYTYQSWMLAEVDALRAAEEHGTSTTVLK
- a CDS encoding metal ABC transporter ATP-binding protein, coding for MTNQSPILAVADLSVDLGGRSILRDVSFDLYPGQLCALIGENGAGKTTLLRTLLGLITQRAGTVLIGAAPAREHREMVGYVPQKINFDPDLPLRTRDLVRLGLDGQRLGLPFFNGRTRHAVDQALQAVGAEEFADQRVGELSGGQQQRAVIAHALVRKPRLLILDEPLANLDFGSANALVDLLGRLIVQQQMTVLVTAHDMNPLIPVMDRLVYLVDGRAATGTVAEVVQAEVLSKLYGYPVSVLHHGGRILVLPDAPENADVANMNRCAGHGV
- a CDS encoding metal ABC transporter permease, with amino-acid sequence MFAFLSSQPVQTALIVGSCAALVSALIGVFTVLRGNAFAGHALADVSSAGGAASFLWGISPLLGFLGMAWIAAFGMEFLGVRKARERDLATGIVLGAGLGLSALFLYLDVTTTSTTGAAVSVMFGSLFAISQGLIWPAILAVLAVFLLVGLFYRPLILTAVDPDLATLRGVSPRWMGLLQLLVLGLAVAVCALAIGAVLATALLIGPAGAAIRLSRRPAQAIFWAMIIALTAVWLGIWMAYESYYWFSGNAWPVSFFVVVLIFLFYLLAMFGSSWSQKYQRRGIASLRRLQEP
- a CDS encoding metal ABC transporter permease — encoded protein: MFSSFMINTWIAGTAIALVAALVGYFVVIRHSAFAAHALPLGAFPGAAAANLLGVNPFVGLLVFVGMGVLLLRQLARIGRRDVGTGLLLVLFLGVGALFLSMTSEYAPEVFSLLFGEMLGVSDADLWPILVISALVTVVMITIFRPLLLDSSFPDLAALQGISAARMDLIFLSLLALVTASALPVVGAFLVFTLLVGPPAAAQSLSIHPLRSLLLAVIFAESSIWSAIALSYWTNWPIGFFVGMLGAGLFTLARSYRHWSQRQRPVVQVSGL
- a CDS encoding DUF1778 domain-containing protein — translated: MRATAINLRALPEQRDLIDHNAHLLGKNRSER
- a CDS encoding GNAT family N-acetyltransferase is translated as MDRRLLIRLLAKQELTIILPLVQVLNPDVLPDLLAQRLEDMMGQGYQCVAAFLDDDCVGVAGIWQGTRFWCGRYLDVDNVVVDPAYRSSGIGRQLMDWVEQYARQQGCEIMVLDAYVTNHSARWFYERMGYQVLGHHFVKSL
- a CDS encoding trimeric intracellular cation channel family protein, giving the protein MQLTHSTTTFFLNLINLLGIFAFAISGAMRGVRSQMDIFGIVVLGVVTAVSGGILRDLLIGAIPPEAIANWHIMALAVLAGVGVFFFHHLFDHLRHPVLLFDAAGLGVFAATGAQKALTYGLSPVMAAVLGMISGIGGGMVRDILTAEIPVVLRAEIYASAALLGAAVTLVGDYAHLPAIESTLAGASLSFILRMMALYRHWSLPRPR